The Neobacillus sp. OS1-2 genome includes a window with the following:
- a CDS encoding 2Fe-2S iron-sulfur cluster-binding protein, with protein sequence MIQNSLAKTVVKLHVNGETHEVMVRSADTLLHTLREQLGLTGAKRACENGDCGACTVLINGETMHSCLSLAIETINQPITTIESLMDSPIQRIFVEKWAIQCGFCTPGFILNCHALAKKHPNADEEVIEEWMQSNLCRCTGYQEIKDAVKAAVQAEKQA encoded by the coding sequence ATGATCCAAAATAGTTTAGCCAAAACGGTTGTCAAATTGCATGTAAACGGGGAAACACATGAGGTAATGGTTCGATCGGCTGATACCCTTTTACATACGTTGCGTGAGCAACTGGGTTTAACTGGGGCAAAGCGAGCCTGTGAAAATGGGGATTGTGGGGCATGTACCGTATTAATCAATGGGGAAACTATGCATTCCTGCCTATCCCTTGCCATCGAAACCATTAACCAGCCCATTACCACCATTGAAAGTCTTATGGATTCACCAATTCAAAGGATATTTGTCGAAAAATGGGCTATTCAATGTGGTTTTTGTACCCCCGGTTTTATCTTAAATTGCCATGCCCTGGCAAAGAAGCATCCCAATGCAGATGAAGAGGTCATAGAGGAATGGATGCAATCCAATCTCTGCCGCTGTACGGGTTATCAAGAAATAAAAGATGCCGTAAAAGCGGCTGTTCAAGCAGAGAAACAAGCATAA
- a CDS encoding FAD binding domain-containing protein — MIPFDFEYYKPETIPEAIQTYQELRNQGKKVIYYSGGTEFITFSRINQMAADAIIDIKGIRECHVLEQQGDQFVIGSAVSLNKITESSIFPLLGQTVKQIADHTSRNKITIGGNINSRLIYREGILPLLLSDAKVKLARSEGELVLPLTNILDKELKIGSGEFLVQILVKKSYGSLPFASLKKTKITKVSYPVVSIAALVKDQRIRTAFSGVCEYPFRSDQVEAALNETSLSMAEKINKAVSLLPAQIIDDIQASREYRTFVLKNALHEIMDSLEVAPA, encoded by the coding sequence ATGATTCCGTTTGACTTTGAATACTATAAACCAGAGACCATACCCGAAGCGATTCAAACGTATCAAGAGCTTCGCAATCAAGGAAAAAAGGTGATCTACTATAGCGGTGGGACCGAATTTATTACTTTTTCCCGCATCAATCAAATGGCAGCAGATGCCATTATCGATATTAAGGGGATCCGTGAGTGTCATGTATTGGAACAGCAGGGTGATCAATTTGTCATCGGTTCTGCTGTTTCATTGAATAAAATTACAGAATCCTCAATATTTCCGTTACTGGGGCAAACGGTTAAACAGATCGCAGATCATACTTCAAGGAACAAGATTACCATTGGAGGAAATATTAACAGCCGATTAATTTATCGGGAAGGTATTTTACCACTTCTTTTATCGGATGCAAAAGTAAAACTGGCAAGGAGTGAGGGTGAGCTGGTTCTCCCATTAACAAATATACTTGATAAGGAGCTAAAAATCGGTAGCGGGGAATTCCTTGTGCAAATTTTGGTAAAAAAAAGCTATGGGTCTCTCCCCTTTGCCAGCTTAAAAAAAACCAAAATCACGAAGGTTAGTTATCCTGTCGTTTCGATTGCAGCGCTCGTGAAGGATCAGAGAATCCGAACCGCTTTTAGCGGAGTATGTGAATATCCATTCAGATCCGACCAAGTAGAAGCAGCATTAAATGAAACATCCCTCTCCATGGCAGAAAAGATTAATAAGGCAGTTAGTTTACTGCCAGCGCAGATTATTGATGACATACAGGCATCCCGCGAATACCGTACATTTGTTTTAAAAAATGCTTTACATGAAATAATGGATTCCTTGGAGGTGGCACCGGCATGA
- a CDS encoding xanthine dehydrogenase family protein molybdopterin-binding subunit: MQEKPWKSVGTSEQRIDAVEKAAGTVRYLGDFSTPGLAHAKLVTSTHAHAKINHIDLTEAWKVPGVRAIVTGNTFPYHIGPILADRPPLAYEKVRYYGEPVAIVVADHEYQAKKASQQVKVDYTPLPVVNSAREAFKNDAPLIHENSGQYIKIISNVYPVQGTNIGSHIKIRKGDFIKTWEKCDSKISASYSFNLSDHAALETRGTRVEINPAGKVVVHSTTQSPFTIKKVLNQFFNIDVGNIIVHTPLIGGAFGGKGTVQLEPLAYLASKAIGGKMVKLEYEREEDLITAPCHIGLEATISLGTNKEGKIMAGQYTFLIDSGAYTDQAAGITRAMALDCTGPYDVPNVWCDSYCMYTNHPFATSFRGYAHPELTFAVERTMDQLAQQLNMDPTELRKINAIKPGNTSPTQTVLNANNIGDVDKCIERAKELIKWDEGQRIEISKNKIKAKGISTFWKTSTTSTNAQSGAVIKFEADGSVNLNCAAIELGQGTKTVLAQLVAERLKMDIKKVHVTMEVNSQYDPHQWRTVASSTTFLAGRAVMAAADDAISQLKRTASIAMQCSMEDLEVGGGRVYLKPSPEYGINIEDLALGYKYPNGHAVEGQVVGHGKYIQRHLTPMDKETGFGKPGPWWSVGTQAVEIEYDTNDCTYKLLKAVTVLDGGTIINPAMATQQMRGGMYLGLSFASREALIFDETGKVLNPQLRTYQMMRFGEQPVEYLVDFIESPSADGPYGARGIGEYGVIGMAGALANSLSTAAQVELNHLPLIPELIWKTRKETQNDSV; this comes from the coding sequence ATGCAAGAAAAACCATGGAAATCGGTTGGAACGTCCGAACAGAGAATTGATGCGGTCGAAAAAGCAGCAGGAACGGTGAGATACCTGGGGGATTTCTCAACCCCGGGCTTAGCCCATGCGAAATTAGTAACCAGCACACATGCCCATGCAAAAATTAACCACATCGATCTTACTGAAGCATGGAAAGTACCGGGAGTCCGTGCCATCGTGACCGGCAACACGTTCCCTTATCATATCGGACCCATTCTTGCAGATCGGCCCCCGTTAGCTTACGAAAAAGTACGGTATTATGGGGAACCGGTGGCCATTGTTGTGGCGGACCATGAATACCAGGCTAAAAAGGCTTCTCAGCAAGTAAAAGTTGACTATACCCCATTACCGGTGGTTAATTCTGCTCGAGAGGCTTTCAAAAACGATGCACCGTTAATTCATGAAAATTCCGGTCAATATATAAAGATTATTAGCAATGTCTACCCTGTTCAAGGGACGAATATTGGCAGTCATATCAAAATTCGCAAGGGAGATTTTATTAAGACCTGGGAAAAATGCGACTCCAAAATAAGCGCAAGCTATTCCTTTAATTTATCTGACCATGCAGCATTAGAAACCCGTGGTACAAGAGTAGAAATAAATCCGGCCGGTAAGGTCGTTGTTCACTCAACTACCCAGTCCCCATTCACGATTAAAAAGGTGTTAAATCAATTTTTTAATATCGATGTAGGAAATATCATCGTCCATACACCTTTGATTGGCGGTGCATTTGGCGGAAAAGGCACGGTTCAGCTAGAACCGCTTGCGTACTTAGCATCAAAAGCGATTGGCGGGAAAATGGTGAAATTGGAATATGAACGTGAGGAAGATTTAATCACGGCGCCATGTCACATCGGGCTTGAGGCTACTATTTCTCTTGGTACGAATAAAGAAGGAAAAATAATGGCGGGTCAATATACCTTCTTGATTGACTCCGGTGCATATACAGATCAAGCTGCCGGGATTACCCGTGCAATGGCACTCGATTGTACAGGCCCGTATGATGTACCGAACGTTTGGTGCGATTCTTATTGTATGTATACGAACCATCCTTTTGCCACGTCATTCCGGGGATACGCCCACCCGGAACTCACCTTTGCAGTTGAGCGGACGATGGATCAGCTGGCGCAACAATTAAACATGGATCCGACGGAGCTACGAAAAATAAATGCCATTAAACCCGGTAACACCTCTCCTACCCAGACAGTACTTAACGCTAATAATATTGGTGATGTCGATAAATGCATAGAACGAGCTAAAGAGCTGATTAAATGGGATGAAGGACAACGGATTGAAATCTCCAAAAATAAAATAAAGGCTAAGGGCATTAGTACATTTTGGAAGACATCGACAACATCGACAAACGCACAATCAGGAGCTGTTATTAAGTTTGAGGCAGATGGCAGCGTGAATTTGAATTGTGCTGCCATTGAATTAGGCCAAGGAACCAAAACCGTTTTAGCCCAATTAGTTGCGGAACGATTAAAAATGGATATTAAAAAAGTCCATGTCACAATGGAAGTAAATTCACAGTATGACCCCCATCAATGGCGGACCGTTGCCAGCAGTACAACATTTCTAGCTGGAAGAGCCGTCATGGCGGCGGCAGATGATGCTATCTCTCAATTAAAACGAACTGCCTCCATCGCTATGCAATGTTCAATGGAAGATTTGGAGGTTGGCGGTGGCCGGGTATACCTTAAACCAAGCCCTGAATACGGAATCAACATTGAAGATTTAGCTTTGGGATATAAGTATCCAAATGGCCATGCAGTGGAGGGACAGGTTGTCGGCCATGGAAAATATATTCAGCGTCATTTAACCCCGATGGATAAAGAAACAGGATTTGGAAAACCTGGGCCATGGTGGTCCGTTGGAACCCAAGCGGTAGAAATCGAATATGACACAAACGATTGTACCTATAAACTATTGAAAGCGGTAACAGTTCTTGATGGCGGAACGATCATTAACCCGGCGATGGCCACCCAGCAAATGCGTGGCGGCATGTATTTAGGACTTAGCTTTGCCAGTAGAGAAGCTTTAATTTTTGATGAAACCGGAAAAGTTCTAAATCCACAACTAAGAACCTATCAAATGATGCGGTTTGGAGAACAACCGGTAGAGTATTTAGTAGATTTTATTGAATCCCCTTCCGCTGATGGACCATACGGGGCACGAGGCATTGGTGAATACGGTGTCATTGGAATGGCTGGCGCCCTGGCAAATAGCCTTTCCACAGCGGCACAGGTAGAGTTAAATCATTTACCACTTATCCCGGAATTAATCTGGAAGACACGGAAGGAGACCCAAAATGATTCCGTTTGA
- a CDS encoding TerC family protein, which yields MDLTLLLEYGWVLLILVALEGLLAADNALVLAIMVKHLPEEERKKALFYGLAGAFVFRFASLFVISFLVDVWQVQAIGALYLLFMAGNHIFRKVMRGKTGKKEEKVLRKAGGFWTTVFKVEIADIAFAVDSILAAVAMAVVLPDTKLPNIGGLDGGKFLVIFAGGIIGLIIMRFAANQFVKLLEKRPGLEIAAFTIVGWVGVKLAVYTLSHPSLAILSEDFAHSTEWKVSFYLVLVGIAAAGWFFSKDHPQKKIEKVL from the coding sequence ATGGATTTGACTCTTTTACTGGAATATGGATGGGTATTATTGATTTTGGTGGCTTTGGAGGGTTTGTTGGCAGCGGATAATGCCTTGGTTCTCGCCATTATGGTGAAACATTTACCTGAAGAAGAGCGGAAAAAAGCATTGTTCTATGGTCTTGCTGGGGCATTTGTCTTCCGCTTTGCGTCATTATTTGTGATTTCATTTCTTGTTGATGTCTGGCAGGTTCAAGCAATTGGGGCGTTATATTTATTATTCATGGCAGGTAATCATATTTTCCGGAAAGTCATGAGAGGGAAAACAGGCAAAAAAGAGGAGAAGGTATTACGTAAGGCTGGAGGATTTTGGACGACTGTATTCAAGGTAGAAATAGCGGATATTGCTTTCGCCGTTGATTCTATTCTTGCAGCGGTTGCGATGGCAGTGGTTCTTCCAGACACAAAACTTCCCAATATTGGGGGGCTTGACGGTGGTAAGTTCTTAGTGATCTTTGCCGGAGGTATTATCGGATTGATCATCATGCGTTTTGCTGCCAACCAGTTTGTGAAGCTGCTGGAGAAAAGGCCTGGTCTTGAAATCGCGGCCTTTACAATTGTTGGCTGGGTCGGTGTTAAACTTGCTGTTTACACCCTCTCACATCCGTCATTAGCGATTCTTAGTGAAGATTTTGCCCATTCAACAGAATGGAAGGTAAGTTTTTATCTAGTTTTAGTGGGGATTGCGGCTGCAGGTTGGTTTTTTTCAAAGGATCATCCACAAAAAAAGATTGAAAAAGTCTTGTGA
- a CDS encoding GtrA family protein, translating into MRYSFVRFIIVGIVNTIVGLSFMYLFLHALGLTYWMSTFLGNSVGAIVSYFLNRKFTFQSQNSVSTSAIRFVIVIVCCYFISYQVGERLVVWLFHANGLFNDKVIIDFAVLVGTGMYTLLNYFGQRVFVFPKNTSKVCMKNKI; encoded by the coding sequence ATGAGATATTCATTTGTTCGTTTTATTATAGTAGGAATCGTAAATACGATAGTTGGCTTATCTTTTATGTATTTATTTTTACATGCATTAGGCCTCACGTATTGGATGTCCACTTTTCTTGGGAATTCAGTCGGGGCCATTGTAAGTTATTTCTTAAATCGGAAATTTACCTTTCAGAGCCAAAATTCTGTGTCAACGAGTGCCATTCGTTTTGTAATTGTCATTGTGTGCTGTTATTTTATTTCCTATCAAGTAGGTGAACGACTTGTGGTATGGCTGTTTCATGCGAATGGGCTGTTTAATGACAAGGTGATAATAGATTTTGCAGTTTTGGTCGGAACGGGAATGTACACTTTATTAAATTATTTTGGTCAAAGGGTGTTTGTTTTTCCTAAAAATACTTCTAAAGTGTGCATGAAGAATAAAATATAG
- a CDS encoding phosphatase PAP2 family protein: MNLKSNLIIAFFISTICVIGFSLVSLLISDKKIIHFDNRVIAFIQGQETPVLTKVMEFFTFIGSAPFVSVLIILFVFFLYKVLHHRSELILFMSVIIGSAVLNGILKHIFKRVRPDFHRLIDISGYSYPSGHAMNAFTVFVILTFLLWRHIPSQWGRSVLIVCSSFMILAIGISRIYLGVHFPSDIMGGYLASGFWLTTAIWFFQYYQEKRYQQKYKRAGI; the protein is encoded by the coding sequence ATGAATTTAAAATCGAATCTTATCATTGCTTTCTTCATCAGTACAATTTGTGTTATTGGTTTTAGTCTAGTATCCTTATTGATTAGCGACAAAAAAATTATCCATTTTGATAATCGTGTGATTGCCTTTATTCAAGGACAAGAGACACCTGTTTTAACAAAGGTTATGGAGTTTTTTACCTTCATTGGATCGGCGCCATTTGTGTCAGTCCTGATTATCTTATTTGTATTTTTTCTATATAAAGTATTACATCACCGTTCGGAACTTATTCTATTTATGTCTGTAATTATTGGTTCAGCTGTTTTAAACGGTATTTTAAAGCATATTTTTAAACGGGTACGCCCTGATTTTCATCGTTTGATTGATATTTCAGGATACAGCTATCCAAGTGGACATGCCATGAATGCCTTCACGGTATTTGTAATTCTCACATTTTTACTATGGCGTCATATTCCGAGTCAATGGGGGCGAAGTGTCCTAATCGTTTGCAGCAGTTTTATGATTCTCGCTATTGGGATTAGTCGGATTTACCTTGGTGTCCATTTTCCCAGTGATATAATGGGGGGATATCTTGCAAGCGGGTTTTGGTTAACAACGGCGATATGGTTTTTTCAATATTACCAAGAAAAGCGGTATCAACAGAAATATAAAAGAGCGGGCATATAA
- the pssA gene encoding CDP-diacylglycerol--serine O-phosphatidyltransferase has translation MVFIIRNSIPNLFTLANLFFGFLSVMYSAQGDYKNAAILILIGMMLDSMDGRIARMLRVESDLGKELDSLADIVTFGVAPAMMAYYSYFSSFGVLGMAVAGLFPLFGAYRLARFNINAVKSSLKYFTGVPITAAGGVLTLLTLFHGKMAGFIFVIAFFLLCYLMVSTIKIPSLKDIPLPKYGIIITLFLGYAIYIVFKKEQHRFPYFIYVAIPLYVAFIGYQLVKTKRRNNPKKK, from the coding sequence GTGGTCTTTATTATTAGAAACAGTATTCCAAATTTATTTACTTTAGCTAATCTTTTTTTTGGATTTTTATCGGTTATGTATTCGGCACAAGGGGATTACAAGAATGCAGCAATCTTGATATTAATCGGGATGATGCTTGATAGTATGGATGGCCGAATTGCCAGAATGCTCCGAGTGGAAAGTGATTTAGGGAAGGAACTTGACTCCTTAGCAGACATTGTTACATTCGGTGTTGCACCGGCGATGATGGCCTATTATTCCTACTTTTCATCCTTTGGCGTGTTGGGGATGGCGGTGGCAGGTCTATTTCCTTTATTCGGGGCATACCGCTTGGCCAGATTCAACATCAATGCGGTGAAATCTTCTTTAAAGTATTTTACAGGTGTTCCGATTACGGCTGCGGGCGGAGTGTTAACCCTGTTAACACTGTTCCATGGTAAAATGGCTGGCTTTATTTTTGTCATTGCCTTCTTTTTGCTTTGCTATTTGATGGTAAGTACGATAAAAATCCCTAGTTTAAAGGATATTCCGTTGCCGAAATACGGAATAATCATTACCCTGTTTTTAGGATATGCCATATACATTGTTTTCAAGAAAGAACAACACCGATTCCCCTATTTTATTTATGTGGCTATACCCCTATATGTCGCCTTTATCGGTTATCAATTGGTCAAGACAAAAAGGAGAAATAATCCGAAAAAAAAATAA
- a CDS encoding iron-sulfur cluster assembly accessory protein has translation MKVKINRNAAKALKKMLEQEEAQDKLFRVYVTSVHGDHAHYDLMLDKPTENDVVVQTDKELDFILEKNNEYLEDIWIQFFHVPKEEWLITNPAKGAHHHHH, from the coding sequence ATGAAGGTGAAAATTAATCGCAATGCTGCAAAAGCATTGAAAAAAATGTTAGAACAAGAAGAGGCACAGGATAAACTGTTCCGTGTTTACGTCACCAGCGTTCACGGGGATCATGCACACTATGATTTGATGCTTGATAAGCCAACAGAAAATGATGTAGTGGTTCAAACGGATAAGGAACTTGACTTTATTCTTGAGAAAAATAATGAATACCTAGAGGATATCTGGATTCAATTTTTCCATGTACCAAAGGAAGAATGGTTGATTACCAATCCTGCAAAAGGCGCACACCATCATCACCATTAA
- a CDS encoding ABC transporter ATP-binding protein yields MIQRFFSYYRPHKRLFLLDFSSAVVVAILELAFPLAVGWFIDDLLPGGDWKTIVTVSTGLFLVYLISTFLQYIVNYWGHKLGINIETDMRQELFEHVQKQSFRFFDNTKTGHIMSRITNDLFDLGELAHHGPEDVFIALMTFIGAFWIMMTINVKLTLVAVIILPFLMLLVVVCNLKMNKAWSQMYSSIADVNARVEDSVSGSRVVQSFTNEEFEIARFKQNNQRYRGAKLGGYRVMSYSLSGIYMMTRLITIIVLVYGAWLSFSGQLTYGELVGFILYVNVLFKPIDKISAIMELYPKGMAGFKRFIELIDSEPEVKDTEDAVEVETLKGNILFKEVSFRYDRHKSVLENINLTIRSGETVAFVGPSGAGKTTICSLIPRFYDVNEGGIYIDGLDIRNMTKKSLRSQIGIVQQDVFLFTGTLRENIAYGKQHATDAEITEAARRAHLEKFIASLPDGYETQIGERGLKLSGGQKQRIAIARMFLKNPPILILDEATSALDTETEMVIQEALTELAQNRTTLIIAHRLATIRNADRIVVVTEEGIAEEGRHDELIEQDGIFANLHRAQF; encoded by the coding sequence ATGATTCAACGTTTTTTTTCATATTATCGGCCGCATAAACGGCTGTTCCTATTGGATTTCAGCAGTGCTGTGGTTGTTGCCATCCTTGAATTAGCCTTCCCGCTTGCGGTTGGATGGTTTATTGATGATTTGCTCCCCGGGGGTGATTGGAAAACGATCGTTACCGTGAGTACTGGCCTTTTCCTTGTTTATTTAATAAGTACATTCCTGCAATATATTGTGAATTATTGGGGGCATAAGCTCGGAATTAATATTGAAACCGATATGCGGCAAGAATTGTTTGAGCATGTTCAGAAGCAATCATTTCGTTTTTTCGACAATACGAAAACAGGTCATATCATGAGTAGAATTACCAATGATTTGTTCGACTTAGGGGAACTTGCCCACCATGGACCGGAGGATGTCTTTATAGCATTGATGACGTTTATTGGCGCCTTCTGGATCATGATGACGATTAATGTGAAATTGACACTTGTAGCCGTGATCATTCTTCCCTTTTTGATGCTCTTGGTTGTGGTTTGTAATTTAAAAATGAACAAGGCATGGAGTCAAATGTATTCAAGCATTGCGGACGTCAACGCACGCGTTGAGGATAGTGTTTCCGGTAGCCGTGTTGTGCAATCATTTACGAATGAAGAGTTTGAGATTGCTAGGTTTAAACAGAATAATCAACGCTATCGCGGGGCTAAGTTAGGCGGCTATCGTGTCATGTCGTACAGCCTTTCAGGGATTTATATGATGACAAGGCTTATTACGATTATCGTTCTTGTCTATGGTGCCTGGCTAAGCTTTTCGGGACAACTTACGTACGGGGAATTAGTAGGCTTTATCCTCTATGTCAATGTCCTCTTTAAACCAATTGATAAAATCAGTGCCATAATGGAGTTGTATCCGAAAGGAATGGCGGGTTTTAAACGTTTTATTGAATTGATTGATTCGGAACCGGAAGTAAAGGATACAGAGGATGCGGTTGAGGTGGAAACACTTAAAGGCAATATTCTATTTAAAGAGGTTTCCTTCCGTTACGATCGGCACAAATCAGTCCTAGAAAATATTAATTTAACCATTCGCTCAGGTGAGACTGTAGCCTTTGTTGGGCCGTCAGGAGCGGGTAAAACAACGATTTGCTCCTTGATTCCGCGATTTTATGATGTCAATGAAGGTGGCATTTATATTGATGGTCTAGATATCCGCAACATGACAAAAAAATCGTTGCGTTCTCAAATTGGGATTGTACAACAGGATGTATTTCTATTTACCGGGACACTCCGTGAAAATATTGCTTACGGGAAACAGCATGCAACCGATGCGGAAATTACTGAGGCGGCACGCCGTGCACACCTAGAAAAGTTTATTGCGTCATTGCCGGATGGGTACGAGACACAGATTGGCGAACGAGGATTAAAGCTTTCCGGCGGTCAAAAACAGCGTATTGCAATTGCCCGTATGTTTTTAAAAAATCCGCCTATCTTGATTCTGGACGAAGCCACTTCAGCACTTGATACAGAAACAGAAATGGTGATTCAAGAGGCCTTGACAGAGCTTGCGCAAAATAGAACCACCCTCATTATTGCCCACAGGCTGGCAACCATCCGTAATGCCGACCGGATTGTGGTTGTAACAGAAGAGGGAATTGCCGAAGAAGGCCGTCATGATGAATTAATTGAACAGGACGGTATTTTTGCTAATCTTCACCGAGCTCAATTTTAG
- a CDS encoding Cof-type HAD-IIB family hydrolase, with product MENVKNDSDIKLVALDMDGTLLNNKGEISVANRQAIKAAQEKGIYVVLSTGRSLKTSREHADALELTSYLVTVNGSEIWDEKRELVERNLVKAESIAWMWELTKQHKTKFWAISTERNWHDEMPEDIHTMEWLKFGFNIDDDATRELILKELEAKGEFEISNSTLKNIEVNPFGINKAKGLGIVCSRLGIEMRHVMACGDSRNDLMMIKEAGLGVAMGNAQDVVKEAADWVTGTNEEDGVAQAIHKWVLHR from the coding sequence ATGGAGAATGTTAAAAACGATAGTGACATTAAATTAGTAGCACTAGATATGGATGGTACTCTTTTAAACAACAAGGGTGAGATATCAGTAGCGAATCGGCAGGCAATTAAAGCGGCTCAGGAGAAGGGAATCTATGTGGTTCTAAGTACAGGTCGGTCATTAAAAACAAGTCGAGAACATGCAGATGCGCTAGAACTGACATCGTATTTGGTGACCGTTAATGGCAGTGAAATCTGGGATGAAAAACGGGAGCTGGTCGAAAGGAATTTAGTGAAAGCAGAATCAATTGCATGGATGTGGGAACTAACAAAACAGCATAAAACAAAGTTTTGGGCGATCAGCACGGAACGGAATTGGCACGATGAAATGCCCGAGGACATACATACAATGGAATGGTTAAAATTTGGCTTCAATATTGATGATGATGCTACAAGGGAGCTTATTCTAAAGGAATTGGAGGCAAAGGGCGAATTCGAGATAAGTAATTCCACCTTAAAGAATATTGAGGTCAATCCGTTTGGAATTAATAAAGCGAAAGGCCTGGGTATTGTCTGCAGCCGTCTCGGAATTGAAATGAGACATGTCATGGCTTGTGGCGACAGCCGCAATGATTTAATGATGATTAAAGAAGCAGGTCTTGGTGTAGCCATGGGGAATGCACAGGATGTAGTAAAAGAGGCAGCGGACTGGGTTACAGGAACAAATGAAGAGGATGGCGTGGCCCAAGCAATTCATAAATGGGTTCTTCATAGATAA
- a CDS encoding cold-shock protein has product MEHGKVKWFNGEKGFGFIEREGGDDVFVHFSAIQGEGYKTLDEGQEVTFDIENGQRGPQAVNVRKA; this is encoded by the coding sequence ATGGAACATGGTAAGGTAAAATGGTTTAACGGTGAAAAAGGGTTTGGATTCATTGAGCGTGAAGGTGGAGATGACGTATTCGTTCATTTCTCAGCGATTCAAGGCGAAGGATATAAAACCTTAGATGAAGGTCAAGAGGTCACATTTGATATTGAAAATGGACAACGTGGACCGCAAGCGGTTAACGTTCGAAAAGCATAA
- a CDS encoding CBO0543 family protein, translated as MSLNLIYGAIFIFSGLKWGDWKNWHSFYPTFLFLMVGDLVYQFLFFKHSMWEYVPVGNEKNWATHTHIAILIMLIKYPVTISIFLGHMPKATWKKIIHILVWTLIYTINEFIDLKIGSMVHKNGWNLGWSTFFSFVMFCVLAVHYKKPLLAWILSAIYATFLWNVFDIPQSILK; from the coding sequence GTGAGTCTGAATCTTATCTATGGAGCCATTTTTATTTTTTCTGGACTAAAATGGGGGGATTGGAAAAATTGGCATTCCTTTTACCCTACTTTCCTGTTCTTAATGGTGGGAGATCTCGTCTATCAATTTTTATTTTTTAAGCACAGTATGTGGGAATATGTTCCTGTGGGAAACGAAAAAAACTGGGCAACACACACGCACATTGCCATCCTGATCATGTTAATAAAATATCCTGTTACGATTAGTATCTTCCTAGGTCATATGCCCAAGGCAACATGGAAAAAGATCATACATATTCTGGTATGGACATTGATTTATACGATCAATGAATTCATTGATCTGAAAATAGGATCGATGGTTCACAAAAATGGCTGGAATTTGGGATGGTCAACTTTTTTTAGTTTTGTCATGTTTTGTGTACTAGCTGTGCATTATAAGAAGCCTCTTTTAGCATGGATTCTTTCAGCAATCTATGCCACCTTCTTATGGAATGTCTTTGATATACCACAAAGTATATTAAAATAA
- a CDS encoding GyrI-like domain-containing protein encodes MDIQVVERDEIKVVGISWNGTYSELGIIPNLFEKMMERMEEVSYQTKEPFLIAPFHSRETEVTYYVTKPVEKIDEIPEGMVGFTIPRKNYVFTVHKGSHEDIEKTYQKLSVWMAEYGYERDYSALSLEIFKEENKLTNAIGDLHYEIYLPVKAYKG; translated from the coding sequence TTGGATATCCAAGTGGTTGAGAGAGATGAAATAAAAGTGGTTGGTATTTCATGGAATGGTACATATTCTGAGTTAGGAATAATCCCTAATTTATTTGAAAAAATGATGGAGCGGATGGAAGAAGTTTCCTATCAGACGAAAGAACCGTTTTTAATTGCACCGTTTCATAGCAGGGAAACGGAGGTTACCTATTATGTCACAAAGCCAGTTGAAAAAATTGATGAGATCCCAGAGGGCATGGTTGGCTTTACCATCCCTAGGAAAAACTATGTATTCACTGTCCATAAAGGCAGTCATGAGGACATTGAAAAAACATACCAGAAACTGTCTGTTTGGATGGCGGAATATGGGTATGAAAGGGACTATTCTGCATTAAGCCTGGAAATCTTTAAAGAAGAGAATAAATTGACTAACGCTATAGGCGATCTTCATTATGAAATTTATTTACCGGTAAAGGCCTATAAGGGATAG